TGATAGATAAAATTGAGAAAGGTCTAAACGTTGTTATTATTGAGGATGATGAAGATGTTCTAATTACAATGAGTATGTTATTTAAAAAACTGGGATGTAAAGTACAAACAGCTAAAACAGGTAAGGATGGATTGACTAAAGTCAAAGAATTTAATCCTGATGTAGTACTTATTGATATAGGACTACCTGACATTAGTGGGCTTGAAACAGCAAAGACACTACGTCAAGATGGC
The genomic region above belongs to Chondrinema litorale and contains:
- a CDS encoding response regulator, translating into MIDKIEKGLNVVIIEDDEDVLITMSMLFKKLGCKVQTAKTGKDGLTKVKEFNPDVVLIDIGLPDISGLETAKTLRQDGFDRLLAAVSGYSHEEAIQKSKEAGFNYHLPKPANINSIVEILAKVNKET